Part of the Streptomyces sp. NBC_01353 genome, TGCGCGCCTGGGCGCTGCAGTACGGACCTCGGACCGCGCTCGTACACGGTGACACCCGTGTCACGTACGCGAACCTGAACCGGCGCGTGGACCGCATGGCCGCCGGATTCACGCTGCTCGGTCTCCGGCGCGGGCACCGGGTCGTCGTCCAGCTGCCGAACGTTCCCGAGTTCGTCGTCACCGTGTTCGCGCTGTTGCGGGCCGGCGCGGTCCCCGTGTTCTGCCCGCTGTCGCACCGCGCCGCCGAAATGTTCCCCCTCGTGCAGGTCACCGAGGCCGTCGGCTACGTCGGCCCTTCGACGTACCAGGGTTTCGACCACAAGGCGATGGCCGCGGACATCGCGGCCCGAAGCTCCTTCCTGCGACGGGTGTTCACGCATGAGGCGGAAGGTGCCGCGTCCCCGTACGGCGGCTATACGACCGACCCGACGGGCTGCCACTACTTCCCGCTGGCCTCCGCCGATGCCCCGCCCGGGCCGCAACTGAGGCAGAGCGCCGATCAGGTGGCTCTGCTCCTGCTCTCCGGCGGTACCGCCGAGGCGCCCCAGCTCGTTCCGCGCACCCACAACGACTACGCCTACCAGGCACGGGCCGCCGCCGAGCTGGTGTCGCTCACCGAGAACGACGTGTATCTCGCCGCTCTGCCCGTCGAGTTCAACTTCACCTTCGGCTGCCCGGGTATCGTCGGCACCCTCTCCGTCGGCGGCACGGTCGTCCTGGCCGAGGACCCGGAACCCGCCGCATGTCTTCCGGTCGTCGAACGAGAACGCGTCACGGTCACGTCGGTGACGCCAGCCGTGGCCGAGCTCTGGCTCGACGGCCTTCCCACGGTCGGGGCCGACGTGAGCAGTCTGCGTCTCGTGCAGATCGGCGGCGCGCCCCTGCACCGGGCGCTCGCCGAACGGATGGGCCCCGAACTGGGCTGCCGCATGCAGCAGGTCTTCGACAGGGCCGAGGGGCTGCTCACGCTCACCCGGCCGGCCGATCCGGACGAGACCGTGCTCACCACGCAGGGCCGTCCGCTCTCGCCCGACGACGAGATCCGCGTCGTCGACGTCGACGGCAAGGACGTCCCCGACGGGGAGTGCGGCGAACTCCTGGCCCGCGGTCCGTCCACCCTGCGCGGCTACTACCGGGCGCCCGACCGCGACCAACGATCCTTCACCCCCGACGGCTGGTTCCGCACCGGCGACCTCGCGCACCGCACCCCGGAAGGCAACCTGGTGGTGACGGGCCGTCTCACGGGCGCCCCGTGGGGGGCCGGCCACGACCATCCCTCCGGCCTCTGACGGGCGGGGTCTGCTAGGCCCCCGTGTAGAACGCGATCGTCGCCGCGGTCGTGGCGGCCACGACGTCCGCCGCCGCGCCCGAGGCGGCGTAGGCGGCGCCCCACCGCTCGCCCGACAGCGTCATGTACTCCTTCGCCTGGGGCGACTCGCTCCAGGCGAGCGCTTCCTCCCTGCTGATCTCGCCGCCCTCCACGTGCCACGCCAGGCCCAGGAGCGCCAGGTCCCAGCCCACGCCGACCGCGCCGGGGCCGAACTGCCCCGCGAACTCCTCGGGTACGACGGCCACGTGCTCCAGCTCGAACACGGTCCGCCCATCGCCCTCGGGTGTGAGCCGCACCTCGACCTCGCTGAAGCCGGGGTCGGGGCCGAAGAGCCAGGAGATGCGCAGCCGCTCCGGCGGGACGCACTCCAGGATCTCGCCGCCCGCGTTCCCCTCCAGCTGGTACGCCCCGCCGAGCTTGAGCTCGCCGCTCACCGGCAGGAACCAGCGACTGATCCGCTCGGGCGAGGTCACCGCGTCCCACACGTCGGAGGCGTCGGCGTCGTACGTACGCCGCAACAGCACCGTCGCGGCCTCGCCGGCCTCGACCCGGCGCGAGCCGACCTCCCGGTGGACCCGGTTGATCTCTTCGACGATCTCACTCATGTCCGTTCCGTTCCTCACTCAGCCCGCGCTCGCGCTTCCCGCGCGCGAGCTCCGTGCCCAGCGCGTCGAGCCGCTGCTCCCAGAAGCCCCGGAACCGCTCCAGCCACGCGTCCACCTCCCGCAGAGGGCCGGTCTCGACGGCGTACAGCCGCCGGGTGCCCTCGGCGCGCACGGAGGTGAAGCCGCTCTCCCGCAGCACGCGAAGGTGCTGGGACACGGCGGGCTGGGAGATTCCGAACTCCTCCCGGATCACGGCACTGACCTCGCCCGATGTCTGCTCGCCCGTGGCGAGCAGCTCCAATATCCGGCGTCTTACCGGATCCCCAAGAACATCGAAGGCGTGCACGGTCCCGACTATGCCACTGGGCGCTTATATAAGCAACAACTTATATAGAGGGGTGGGCGTCCTCGGCGGAGGCGACGGAGCGGGCCCAGCGGTAGTCCGCCTTGCCGCTCGGGGAGCGCTCGATGCGGTCGGTGATCACCAGTTGGCGGGGGATCTTGTAGCCGGCGAGCCGGGTCCGGCAGTGGGTCTGGACGGTCTCCAGGTCGAGCGCCGGCGCCCCGGCGCGCAGCTGGACCACGGCCGCCACATGGTTGCCCCACTTCGCGTCCGGGACCCCGGCCACCAGCGCGTCGTACACATCCGGATGGGACTTGAGCGCCTGCTCGACCTCCTCCGGATAGACCTTCTCGCCGCCCGTGTTGATGCACTGGGAGCCGCGTCCGAGGACGGTGACGATGCCGTCCTCGTCGACGGTGGCCATGTCGCCGAGGAGCACCCAGCGCTCGTCGCCCTTCTGGAAGAAGGTCTCGGCCGTCTTCGCCGGGTCGTTGTAGTAGCCGAGCGGCACATGGCCGCGCTGGGCGAGGCGCCCCACCTCGCCGACCGGCACCTCCGCGTACGTCACCGGGTCCACCACCCGCGTCCGCTCGTTGACCTCCAGACGGAAGCCCTTCTCCGGGCCCGAGTCGTCCGTCGCCTTGCCGTTGGACCCGGATTCGGAGGAACCGAAGTTGTTCAGGAGCAGCACGTTCGGGACGAGCGCCTGGAACTGCGCGCGTACCGTCTCCGACATGATCGCCCCGGAGGAGGACACGCTGAACAGGGAGGAGAGGTCCGTACCCTTGAGCGGGCCGCGGAGCGCGTCGATCAGCGGCCTCAGCATGGCGTCGCCCACGAGCGACACGCTGGAGACCTTCTCCTTCTCGATCGTGCGGAGCACGTCCTCGGGCGCGTACTTGCGGTGGATGACCACCCGCTGCCCGTAGTTGAAGGCGATGAACGAGGTCAGCGTCGAGGTCCCGTGCATCAGTGGGGGAGCGGGGAAGAAGGTGATCCCCGATCCGCCCGCCGCGACCCGCTCGGCCAGCTCGTCGGGCCGCTTGACCGGCTCGCCCGCCGGGTCGCCGCCGAAGAGGCCGGCGAAGAACAGGTCCTCCTGGCGCCACATGACACCCTTCGGCATCCCCGTCGTACCGCCCGTGTAGATGATGAAGAGGTCGTCCGCCGAGCGCGGACCGAAGCCGCGTTCCGGCGAGCCGGCCGCCTCCGCCTCGGTGAAGGCGGTGGAGTCGAGCGCCGGCGCGTCCTGGGGAGGGGTCCCCACCCGCACGAGGTGCCGCAGCTTCTCCGTCTGTGGCAGTGCGGCCGCGACCCGTCCGGTGAACTCGGCGTCGAAGACGAGGGCGGCCAGATCGGCGTCCCGGTAGAGGTAGACCAGCTCCTCCTCCACGTAGCGGTAGTTCACGTTGACCGGGACGATCCGAGCCTTCAGGCAGGCCAGGACGGTCTGCAGATACTCGATGCCGTTGTACAGGTGCAGGCCCAGATGTTCGCCCGGCCGGATGCCGGAGTCGATCAGGTGGTGGGCGAGCCGGTTGGCGGCGGCGTCGAGCTCCGCGTACGTGAGCCGGCGCTCGGCGCCCGTACCCGGGTGGTCGACGTACACGAGCGCCTCGCGGTCCGGGACCACGTCGACGACCGACTCGAACAGGTCGGCAAGGTTGTACTCCACCGTTCCTCCTGACTCCGCTGGTCGTCCTGGCCTGCACCGGCCGAGGCGGTCATTAGAGCGCCGACGGGCGATGGTGGGAAGGGGGTGCGCAGAAGAATCTGACTGAGTGTCAGAAAACTATTGAACTGGACGCGCACCTACTGCAACCTGTTCCAGGTCTGGAGACGGGAGGACGTCCATGGGTGGGACCGAACACCTCACCGTGCAGCGCGAAGGCGCCACACTCGTGCTCACACTCAACCGGCCGGAGGCCAAGAACGCGCTCTCGCTGCCCATGCTGGTGGGGCTCTACGACGGCTGGCTGGAGGCCGATGCCGACGACACGATCCGCTCCGTCGTCCTGACCGGGGCGGGTGGCTCCTTCTGCGCCGGGATGGACCTCAAGGCCCTGGCGGGCAAGGGGATGGAGGGCGAGCAGTACCGCGACCGCATGACGGCCGACCCCGATCTGCACTGGAAGGCGATGCTGCGCCACCACCGGCCGCGCAAACCGGTCATCGCGGCTGTCGAGGGCTACTGCGTCGCCGGTGGCACCGAGATCCTCCAGGGCACCGACATCAGGATCGCGGGCTCCTCCGCCACGTTCGGGCTCTTCGAGGTGAAACGCGGACTCTTCCCGATCGGAGGGTCGACCGTCCGGCTGCCTCGCCAGATCGCCCGGACCCACGCCCTCGAAATGCTGCTGACCGGGCGCCCGTACAGCGCCGAGGAGGCTGCCCGCATCGGACTCGTCGGCCGGGTCGTCCCCGACGGCACGACGCTGGAGACGGCCCTCGCCGTCGCCGAACAGATCAACACGTGCGGGCCGCTGGCGGTCGAGGCGGTGAAGGCGTCGGTCTACGAGACCGCCGAGATGACCGAGACGGAAGGGCTGGCGGCGGAGCTGAAGCGCGGCTGGCCGATCTTCGGAACGGCGGACGCGAAGGAGGGCGCGCGCGCGTTCGCGGAGAAGCGGAAGCCGGTGTACCGCCGGGAGTGACCTTTCCCCACCTGGCCCTCCCCCGGACGACGTCCGGGGGAGGGCGGGCCGGGGAATCGCCCCGCAGCGGCCACCGCCCGTACCGCACCCGACCCCAAAGGAGACCGCCCGCCCATGACATCCGCCCCCGCGCCGGACACCCTGCGCGCACCGCTCGTCGTCGAGTTTCCCTTCACCCGGTCCCTCGGGCCCGTGCAGTCCGCGTTTCTGACCGGGCTGCGCGAGCGGACCGTGCTCGGGGTACGGACCGAGGGCGGGCGCGTGCTCGTGCCGCCCGTCGAGTACGACCCCGAGACCGCCGCCGAACTCCGCGAACTCGTCGAGATCGGCGCCACCGGCACCGTCACCACCTGGGCCTGGAACCCCGAACCCCGCCCCGGGCAGCCGCTCTCGACCCCGTTCGCCTGGGTCCTCGTCCGGCTCGACGGCGCCGACACCGCACTGCTGCACGCCCTCGACGCCCCCGGACCCGACGCCGTCCGCACCGGGATGCGGGTCCGGATCCGCTGG contains:
- a CDS encoding crotonase/enoyl-CoA hydratase family protein, which produces MGGTEHLTVQREGATLVLTLNRPEAKNALSLPMLVGLYDGWLEADADDTIRSVVLTGAGGSFCAGMDLKALAGKGMEGEQYRDRMTADPDLHWKAMLRHHRPRKPVIAAVEGYCVAGGTEILQGTDIRIAGSSATFGLFEVKRGLFPIGGSTVRLPRQIARTHALEMLLTGRPYSAEEAARIGLVGRVVPDGTTLETALAVAEQINTCGPLAVEAVKASVYETAEMTETEGLAAELKRGWPIFGTADAKEGARAFAEKRKPVYRRE
- a CDS encoding acyl-CoA synthetase yields the protein MEYNLADLFESVVDVVPDREALVYVDHPGTGAERRLTYAELDAAANRLAHHLIDSGIRPGEHLGLHLYNGIEYLQTVLACLKARIVPVNVNYRYVEEELVYLYRDADLAALVFDAEFTGRVAAALPQTEKLRHLVRVGTPPQDAPALDSTAFTEAEAAGSPERGFGPRSADDLFIIYTGGTTGMPKGVMWRQEDLFFAGLFGGDPAGEPVKRPDELAERVAAGGSGITFFPAPPLMHGTSTLTSFIAFNYGQRVVIHRKYAPEDVLRTIEKEKVSSVSLVGDAMLRPLIDALRGPLKGTDLSSLFSVSSSGAIMSETVRAQFQALVPNVLLLNNFGSSESGSNGKATDDSGPEKGFRLEVNERTRVVDPVTYAEVPVGEVGRLAQRGHVPLGYYNDPAKTAETFFQKGDERWVLLGDMATVDEDGIVTVLGRGSQCINTGGEKVYPEEVEQALKSHPDVYDALVAGVPDAKWGNHVAAVVQLRAGAPALDLETVQTHCRTRLAGYKIPRQLVITDRIERSPSGKADYRWARSVASAEDAHPSI
- a CDS encoding AMP-binding protein; this encodes MTSMLDGCTPWPQEFVDRYWAAGHWRGNTLDNLLRAWALQYGPRTALVHGDTRVTYANLNRRVDRMAAGFTLLGLRRGHRVVVQLPNVPEFVVTVFALLRAGAVPVFCPLSHRAAEMFPLVQVTEAVGYVGPSTYQGFDHKAMAADIAARSSFLRRVFTHEAEGAASPYGGYTTDPTGCHYFPLASADAPPGPQLRQSADQVALLLLSGGTAEAPQLVPRTHNDYAYQARAAAELVSLTENDVYLAALPVEFNFTFGCPGIVGTLSVGGTVVLAEDPEPAACLPVVERERVTVTSVTPAVAELWLDGLPTVGADVSSLRLVQIGGAPLHRALAERMGPELGCRMQQVFDRAEGLLTLTRPADPDETVLTTQGRPLSPDDEIRVVDVDGKDVPDGECGELLARGPSTLRGYYRAPDRDQRSFTPDGWFRTGDLAHRTPEGNLVVTGRLTGAPWGAGHDHPSGL
- a CDS encoding SRPBCC family protein encodes the protein MSEIVEEINRVHREVGSRRVEAGEAATVLLRRTYDADASDVWDAVTSPERISRWFLPVSGELKLGGAYQLEGNAGGEILECVPPERLRISWLFGPDPGFSEVEVRLTPEGDGRTVFELEHVAVVPEEFAGQFGPGAVGVGWDLALLGLAWHVEGGEISREEALAWSESPQAKEYMTLSGERWGAAYAASGAAADVVAATTAATIAFYTGA
- a CDS encoding metalloregulator ArsR/SmtB family transcription factor, whose amino-acid sequence is MHAFDVLGDPVRRRILELLATGEQTSGEVSAVIREEFGISQPAVSQHLRVLRESGFTSVRAEGTRRLYAVETGPLREVDAWLERFRGFWEQRLDALGTELARGKRERGLSEERNGHE